The genomic DNA TCATATCGTTTATTCAGCAGCGCTTTTTCGTTATCGTTCCTTAACAGCGAAAGTGTGGCGGCTACATATCCCAAAGACACAAGATCGCTAAAATAAACCGACCCATCTGAAGTGTGTAAAAGTTGCGGAGCTTTCACCACATCATAAGGCGCTTTTGAATATTCGGAATAACCTTGTATAAATAATCCGGGAAGATCTCGAACGATGGCTGATGAGTTTTCGGGATACATCATTAGAAAAGCAGTTTGTGATGCCTCAATGGCTCTAATCACGTTCCAGAGCGGTTCAAGTTCTTCTCCAAACTTCAAGTCCCAGGTCATCGCAATAATATCAGGCTTCTTAGTGTTATCGTTAATATTCATAAGTTTATCCAAAGCCAATAGAATATCGGAAAGTGGTGTGCCGGATGCGTGGTTGAACAGGGGAACGTATTTTATCATAGATTTATACGCTATTCCCATGTTATCCCAACTATCCCGCCATCCGAAAGCAGAGACAGTCAGCCAATCCCAATTAGCGGTATTTTCGTCATTGATTAAACTTTCATCAATTTGAATTACTTCTATGTTATCAGGGCTGTACGGATAATACGTTGGAAGATTTCCGCCGATGAAGCTGATTCTCCTACCCTCTCCGCTTTTAAATTTAGATTTTTCGCTGGATAATTTCATATTACCAACCTGCGCCTGTAGCAGATGGAAAAGAGAAGTATCTACGGGGAGAGGTTCGATGTTTCTATTGAATAAGTTATAGTCGCTATATATTTCTGAAATAATATTATTCTTTGACAAAATATTTATGATGCTATCTGTAGTAGTAACAACAACCGCATCAATGAGCCAAAGAGGTTTATAACTTGATATCTCGCCCTTATCCTGAAATCTCTTCAAGACAGGAAGCAAACTTCGTTGACTTAAAGTGGATTTTTCCCGCATTGCGCGTAATACTGTAATACCTGTGACATCAAGATTAGAACGGTTCTCTCTGAAATATCCTGCATAGTCTCTGGATATGTCATCAGATTCCAATGAAAGTATAAAAGTCTTAAATCCGGTATCTTGTCCGGATAAAGATGGAGCGAATATTAATGATAGAAGAACTAATACGAATGTTTTCAAAATAGTGCTCCGTTTGTGGTAGGATTCTACCGAAATTCTAAATTTAATAACAACTAATCCAATTTTGCCCGCACGTCGTATGCTGATGCCGAAATTATGCGAGCGTTTACAAATGAGCCGGCAACCAACTTTTCATTTAATACGACAATGTTATCTATCTCAGGAGCGTCCTTATAAGATCTGCCGATTGACAAGCCTTCATCCTCCTTGTATTCATCGATCAACACTTTATAGCTTTTTCCGATCATATCCTCATTTTTACGATGAGAGATCTCCTGCTGCAATAGCATTATCTTATCCATTCTCTCCGTCTTAAGGTCTTTGGAGACATCATCATTAAGAAAGACAGCAGGAGTATTTTCTTCGTGTGAATACGTAAATACACCCAGCCTGTCAAATTCAGCTTCTTCAATAAAGTCATAAAGTTCCTGAAATTCTTCTTCACTTTCCCCCGGATAACCGACTATTATAGACGTTCTAAGGGAGATGTCCTTAATTATTTTTCGGATATCTTTCAACAGCTTTCTTATTTTTACGCCGTCAGCTCCTCTACGCATGGATTTCAATATTCTGTTATTAATATGTTGAATTGGCATATCAATATAATTACATACATTCTCAATAGAATGCACGACACTTGTTAACTCTTCACTGATATGAGATGGGTGAGCATACATCAGTCTTATCCACTCGACCCCGCTAACTTTACTGAGCTCCCGAACAAGGTCATGAATTTTAACTCCTTCACTGCCGTTATTTTGATTATCCCAGCCATAGGTCGTTAGGTCTTGTGAAATTAAAATTATTTCTTTTATACCGTTTTCCACTAATTTTTCAGTCTCTTCTAACAGAGATTCAAGGCTTCTACTTTTTTGCAATCCTCTCATCATCGGAATGGCACAAAAACTGCATTCATTGTCACAACCCTCGGCAATTTTCAAATAGGCGTAAAATTTCTTATCGTTGAGTAATCTCCTTCCGGGACGGGCATAATGAGCGGCTTCGCTTCCACCGAGATGGGTAAGTATTTTTCGGAAATCTTCTACACCGAAAAAGGCGTCAACTTCGGGAAGATCTCTCCTTAATTCAAATTCGTATCGTTGTGAAAGGCATCCTGCTACAAGAACTTCTGTTGTCTTACCAGATTCTTTCAACCTTGTCGCATCAAGAATCGTTTCTATGGAATTTTCTCGAGCGCTTTCAATAAAACCACAGGTGTTCACTATTATGACATCAGCGTCGCTTTCGTCGTTGACTAAGTTAAAACCGGCTCGCTCAATTCCTTTACTCATTACCTCCGAGTCCACTTCGTTCTTCGGACACCCAAGAGTTACGATTTTTATATTTTTACTCACTACCTTCCCCGAAAAATAATGATGAAGCAAATGCCTCCGCTTCAAATGGCTCCAAATCTTCCAAATCTTCTCCTACACCAATATACTTAACAGGTATATTAAGTTCATGGTTAATAGACAAAGCTATGCCTCCCTTAGCTGTTCCGTCTAATTTATTAAGGACTATCCCGTTGACGCCCACAGCTTCTTGAAATTCTTTTGCCTGAATCAGCGCATTTCTTCCGTTATTTGCATCCAATGAAAGCAATACCTCATGAGGCGCGCTTTCACAGATACTGGCAATTACTCTTTTTATTTTTTTCAACTCTTCCATTAGATTGATACTCGTATGAAGCCTTCCTGCAGTATCAATAATTAAAACATCTATATCCCGTGAAATAGCGGCTTTCATCGCATCGTGTGCAACAGAAGCGGGATCTGCTCCCGGAGCGCTTTTTACAATCTCAGCATCAGCCCGTTTAGACCAAACCTCTAATTGTTCCACCGCAGCAGCTCTGTAAGTATCCCCGGCTGCGACA from Candidatus Neomarinimicrobiota bacterium includes the following:
- the rimO gene encoding 30S ribosomal protein S12 methylthiotransferase RimO, which codes for MSKNIKIVTLGCPKNEVDSEVMSKGIERAGFNLVNDESDADVIIVNTCGFIESARENSIETILDATRLKESGKTTEVLVAGCLSQRYEFELRRDLPEVDAFFGVEDFRKILTHLGGSEAAHYARPGRRLLNDKKFYAYLKIAEGCDNECSFCAIPMMRGLQKSRSLESLLEETEKLVENGIKEIILISQDLTTYGWDNQNNGSEGVKIHDLVRELSKVSGVEWIRLMYAHPSHISEELTSVVHSIENVCNYIDMPIQHINNRILKSMRRGADGVKIRKLLKDIRKIIKDISLRTSIIVGYPGESEEEFQELYDFIEEAEFDRLGVFTYSHEENTPAVFLNDDVSKDLKTERMDKIMLLQQEISHRKNEDMIGKSYKVLIDEYKEDEGLSIGRSYKDAPEIDNIVVLNEKLVAGSFVNARIISASAYDVRAKLD
- the ftsY gene encoding signal recognition particle-docking protein FtsY gives rise to the protein MKTIFQKFRSGLSKTRSHLKSALESAVKRKSSFDDEMYEEIEAALIQTDMGLEMAEEIMEALKSKIKNPISSEEIYSFLASEVQKRLSKSDWVNDIDVSLSAKPYVIMVVGVNGSGKTTTIGKLAHIHRGLGRKVLVAAGDTYRAAAVEQLEVWSKRADAEIVKSAPGADPASVAHDAMKAAISRDIDVLIIDTAGRLHTSINLMEELKKIKRVIASICESAPHEVLLSLDANNGRNALIQAKEFQEAVGVNGIVLNKLDGTAKGGIALSINHELNIPVKYIGVGEDLEDLEPFEAEAFASSLFFGEGSE